The following nucleotide sequence is from Solanum dulcamara chromosome 7, daSolDulc1.2, whole genome shotgun sequence.
GCAATAACACTAGAAGTTTTGGGTATTGCAGCTTGAGGAGTTCCAATTGAAGCTTTTGGTTTCCTTGTAACATAGATGATAACCAGGGAGGCCATCAAAATCACTGAAGCTGCTGAAACTCCGACAACAATAACAGTGTTACTTGGTCCAATTTTTTTGACTTCAGCATTCTCCGACTCTATTTCAGTGCCAAGATTGCTGATTTCAACTTCTGTTTCAATTTCTTCAGCTCCTTCTGATACTGTCTCTGATATTTCTGCTTCATCAGCTTGTTCATGTGAGATCTTTTCAACATACTCAACCTTGTTGTCATCTTCTGCTAGCTCAAATTTGGGCTCATTTGCATTAGTACTTGAAATGTCATCAGTCAATACTTCAAGGTTCTCTTGCTCAGGATCTTGCTTCTCAAGAGCTTGATCCCTCTGCAGCTGATCATCAAAATCTCTAACTTCTTCCTCATCCACTTCATTGGAATTAGTAACTTCATCAGCAGTTGTTGACATGGTTTCCTCCTCTTCATCACCACGTACAACACTATGAATAACTTCGACCTCCATGTCGTCCTGATCAATATCAATATCCGCACTCGGTCCTTTCTGTGGTTCAGTTGTTTCCTCCATTTCAACACTTTCCACTTCCAACAGCTCCAAAATATCTTCAACAAATTCGACTGCTTTAAGTTCATAATTAACCTCTCTTTGACTCAATTCCAGAAAACCACTTTGATAATACTCTGGCTCATCCACATATACACTTCCAGTCCCATAAACTTCGTGGAAAACAGCTTCAAAGATGTTCTTGCGAATCATATCGCCAGAACCTGAACTCACCACGGAGTCCATGGATGATAAATTTGATCCTGACAGAAAGAAAACAACCAGTAAAAGCAGAATCTTGAAAACCCCTTTCAAACTCCATTCCTGGTCCACTTCCtcttctatttcttcttcatcatcctCAATGCTATCCTCCACCAAATCTTCATCATTCTCTGGCTCCAGGTTACATTCTTCTGGTAGATTTGAGGGATCTTGAGTTTGCTGCAATGACCCTTGATTATCATCAGATTTCTGAAGATCAAGAACGGTCCCACGACGCCTATTCGGCTGGTATCGAAGATACTTAGGCCTAGGGCCGAGGTCATTAGTAAGAGGGTCATATGGCTTATAGGAGGAATCAACAACAGAGTTGTTTTCTTGATCATTGTCAGATTCAGATGCATAACTGTAGGAGGAAATAGGTAATTTTCCAGAACGATGCGAGGTCGAATTTAGGGAACTGGTTTTAGACCCAAGATTTGAGGCTTTGTGAGGAGGAAGGCTTTCACAAGAGCTGGAAAGTTCGTTCCTTtctgccaaaattttctttCGAATTGGAATTGAAGCTTTGGAAGCTGCAGATATGGTGGGTGACATGAAATTCTTAGTCACGGGTTTCTGGTTAATAAGTGGCTGCTCATTTTCATTCGTTTCTCTTGACTCTGTTAGTAGAAAAAAGAAAGCATCATCAACAAAATAAGATAAGACAATTTGTGATGAATACAGCTAAACTATAAGTATTCTTGGATTTCAAATTTTACTTCATAGTCGGATC
It contains:
- the LOC129895990 gene encoding uncharacterized protein LOC129895990 — its product is MDIGTTARKGTSPLSSPSRSLSESRETNENEQPLINQKPVTKNFMSPTISAASKASIPIRKKILAERNELSSSCESLPPHKASNLGSKTSSLNSTSHRSGKLPISSYSYASESDNDQENNSVVDSSYKPYDPLTNDLGPRPKYLRYQPNRRRGTVLDLQKSDDNQGSLQQTQDPSNLPEECNLEPENDEDLVEDSIEDDEEEIEEEVDQEWSLKGVFKILLLLVVFFLSGSNLSSMDSVVSSGSGDMIRKNIFEAVFHEVYGTGSVYVDEPEYYQSGFLELSQREVNYELKAVEFVEDILELLEVESVEMEETTEPQKGPSADIDIDQDDMEVEVIHSVVRGDEEEETMSTTADEVTNSNEVDEEEVRDFDDQLQRDQALEKQDPEQENLEVLTDDISSTNANEPKFELAEDDNKVEYVEKISHEQADEAEISETVSEGAEEIETEVEISNLGTEIESENAEVKKIGPSNTVIVVGVSAASVILMASLVIIYVTRKPKASIGTPQAAIPKTSSVIASIEGEFLERKTEASVKVSSLQEPLNDPSENRRNSHFERTPAIGSITQASSLCGPTEEASKEISHISAPNIELLGEMIVGEVSSSLRSCFRKNSMLEAEGSNTNLSKGGVLPPAQPSVVDHSITDSPSYGSFTAEKKKILKKKVEKDGEEIKKVLTTPVRRSSRIRDRIGMSP